A region of Salinibacter sp. 10B DNA encodes the following proteins:
- a CDS encoding carbonic anhydrase family protein: MCIVRFLCTVSIVPLLLIGCEDSRSESKDRTSVTSTAAWSYEGPTGPDQWATLSDAYAACDGAEQSPINLAGAEAPDAPSTLSTSYSTQPGEVVDTGHAIQVNTTGGELTLDGTSYELQQFHGHTPSEHTVNGTRYAAEIHLVHTAGDQQLAVLGILGEEGPEDHPALEDWGKGRGTTLAVNAGRLLPDRQSYYTYDGSLTRPPCSEIVRWIVMDHPIQISKEQLTTLRAQHDANTRPVHPLGDRRLVYVGP; encoded by the coding sequence ATGTGCATTGTTCGCTTCTTATGTACTGTTTCCATCGTTCCGCTCCTCCTCATTGGTTGCGAGGATTCGAGGTCGGAGTCAAAGGACCGCACCTCCGTTACCAGCACTGCTGCCTGGAGTTATGAAGGACCAACCGGACCGGATCAGTGGGCGACCCTGTCCGACGCCTACGCGGCTTGTGATGGAGCGGAGCAGTCCCCCATCAATCTGGCAGGGGCAGAGGCTCCTGACGCTCCCAGTACGCTCAGCACCTCATATTCTACGCAGCCGGGCGAGGTCGTGGATACGGGGCATGCCATTCAGGTGAACACCACCGGTGGGGAACTCACCCTCGACGGGACATCCTACGAGTTGCAGCAGTTTCACGGGCATACGCCGAGTGAGCATACGGTGAACGGCACTAGGTACGCCGCGGAGATTCATCTCGTGCACACGGCTGGGGATCAGCAATTGGCCGTACTCGGCATTTTGGGGGAGGAGGGGCCTGAAGATCATCCCGCGCTGGAGGACTGGGGTAAGGGGCGTGGTACCACGCTTGCAGTGAACGCCGGTCGTCTACTTCCCGATCGGCAGAGCTACTACACCTACGATGGATCGCTCACCAGGCCGCCCTGCAGCGAAATCGTGCGCTGGATCGTGATGGATCATCCGATCCAGATCTCCAAAGAGCAACTGACGACGCTTCGTGCGCAGCACGACGCCAATACCCGGCCGGTACATCCTCTCGGCGACCGGCGGCTGGTGTACGTGGGGCCGTGA
- a CDS encoding cold shock domain-containing protein, with the protein MQKGKLKFFDTSRGFGFIEPLDGSEDVFLHANNISGMTSGDDLQEGQTLEYEVEQTEKGLSALNAAPADESSAAF; encoded by the coding sequence ATGCAAAAGGGCAAGCTTAAGTTTTTCGATACCTCTCGCGGATTCGGCTTCATTGAGCCGCTTGACGGAAGTGAGGACGTCTTCCTCCACGCAAACAACATCTCGGGCATGACCTCTGGCGACGACCTGCAGGAAGGCCAGACGCTCGAGTACGAAGTTGAGCAGACGGAAAAGGGCCTTAGCGCCCTCAACGCTGCCCCGGCCGACGAGAGCAGTGCTGCATTTTAA
- a CDS encoding CCA tRNA nucleotidyltransferase, which yields MASVQFAPDDSDSHCFGMTEVRSYDDITTLADQLREVPYESILRTIGRVAEREDIEAYAVGGMVRDVLLGRSTTDLDFVTVGPETGIELAEAVADELGGHTAHVYPNFGTAAIRIPAEEALPEGHTDDALVLEFVAARKESYRSDSRKPIVEDGTLEDDQYRRDFTVNAMAIHLSPKRFGELIDPFDGRRDLERQTIETPLDPEETFQDDPLRMIRAARFATQLEFRVSDRVFDAMGTQAHRVEILSQERITEELHKMLEADTPSIGFKMLEASGVLEHFMPELQRLKGVDVVNGRDHKDNFYHTLEVLDNVAERTSDRPGEETRWLRWAALLHDIAKPDTKRFDPENGWTFHGHEDKGARMIPDLFRKWRLPTDERMDYVQKLVRLHLRPIALADEDVTDSAVRRLLFEAGDDIDDLMTLVRSDVTSGNPRRRRRYLNAFDRVEEKMEIVEEKDRLRNFEPPVDGYEIMETLGIEEGVAVGIAKTWIREAILDGEIANEHDAAYDYLMGIKDEALRRGELFDAMQDRLTGRENRAMGAIKETVFEDPDLPDEREAALDYLEGVKAEVLSDGTDEESA from the coding sequence GTGGCGTCTGTACAGTTCGCGCCCGACGATTCCGACTCACACTGCTTCGGCATGACGGAGGTTCGTTCCTACGACGACATTACGACGCTGGCTGATCAACTCCGGGAGGTTCCCTACGAGTCCATTCTGCGCACGATTGGCCGGGTGGCCGAGCGGGAGGACATTGAAGCCTACGCCGTGGGTGGTATGGTGCGTGACGTGCTGCTGGGGCGTTCCACCACGGATCTTGACTTCGTGACCGTGGGGCCGGAAACGGGCATCGAGCTAGCCGAGGCGGTGGCCGACGAGTTGGGCGGGCACACCGCCCACGTGTATCCGAACTTCGGCACGGCCGCCATCCGGATCCCGGCGGAGGAAGCCCTCCCCGAGGGACATACGGACGACGCCCTCGTGCTGGAATTTGTAGCCGCACGCAAGGAGAGCTACCGCTCCGACTCGCGGAAGCCCATTGTAGAGGATGGGACGCTGGAGGACGATCAGTATCGACGCGACTTTACCGTTAACGCCATGGCGATTCACCTGTCGCCAAAGCGATTCGGAGAGCTCATTGATCCGTTCGATGGGCGACGCGATCTGGAACGACAAACCATCGAGACCCCGCTCGATCCGGAGGAGACGTTTCAGGACGACCCGCTCCGCATGATCCGAGCGGCCCGCTTTGCGACCCAGTTGGAGTTTCGCGTGTCCGATCGCGTGTTCGACGCGATGGGAACGCAGGCGCACCGCGTTGAAATTCTCAGCCAGGAGCGCATTACGGAGGAGCTGCACAAGATGCTGGAGGCAGATACTCCTTCGATCGGCTTCAAGATGCTGGAGGCGTCCGGGGTGCTTGAACACTTCATGCCAGAACTGCAGCGCTTGAAGGGGGTCGACGTGGTGAATGGGCGCGACCACAAGGACAACTTCTATCATACGCTTGAAGTACTCGACAACGTGGCTGAGCGCACGTCGGATCGACCGGGCGAAGAGACGCGCTGGCTCCGTTGGGCGGCCCTTCTCCACGACATCGCCAAGCCGGACACCAAGCGCTTTGATCCGGAGAACGGTTGGACCTTTCACGGACACGAAGATAAGGGCGCTCGCATGATCCCCGATCTCTTTCGCAAATGGCGCCTGCCGACGGACGAGCGGATGGACTATGTGCAGAAGCTCGTGCGCCTGCACCTGCGTCCCATCGCGCTGGCAGACGAGGACGTGACCGATAGTGCCGTGCGACGCTTGCTCTTCGAGGCGGGCGACGACATTGACGACCTAATGACGCTGGTGCGCTCAGACGTCACGTCCGGAAATCCGCGTCGGCGTCGGCGCTATCTCAATGCGTTCGACCGTGTGGAGGAGAAAATGGAGATCGTGGAGGAGAAAGACCGCCTCCGCAACTTCGAGCCGCCGGTGGACGGCTACGAAATCATGGAGACGCTCGGCATTGAGGAGGGGGTGGCGGTGGGCATTGCCAAAACGTGGATTCGCGAGGCCATTCTCGACGGCGAGATTGCGAATGAGCACGACGCAGCCTACGATTACCTCATGGGGATCAAGGACGAAGCCCTGCGCCGGGGGGAGCTCTTTGACGCCATGCAGGACCGATTGACAGGGCGGGAGAACCGCGCGATGGGGGCGATCAAGGAAACGGTGTTCGAGGATCCCGATCTGCCGGACGAACGGGAGGCGGCGCTGGATTATCTGGAGGGGGTGAAGGCAGAGGTGTTGTCCGACGGCACCGACGAAGAGAGCGCCTGA
- a CDS encoding YgiT-type zinc finger protein, whose amino-acid sequence MDPSESKHEKFVSGLQNMEGAPCVVCEDGTLSISTFTKTRMQDDTTLIVRDVPALLCEDCGDVTYTRAIGARLDELLETAVDADENTVVRSFRDSEDT is encoded by the coding sequence ATGGATCCTTCCGAGTCGAAGCATGAGAAGTTCGTGTCCGGTCTTCAGAATATGGAGGGGGCGCCCTGTGTCGTGTGCGAGGATGGGACCCTTTCAATCTCGACCTTCACGAAGACCCGAATGCAGGACGACACGACGCTCATCGTGAGGGATGTACCTGCCCTCCTCTGTGAGGACTGCGGCGACGTGACCTATACGCGGGCAATTGGGGCACGGCTGGATGAATTGTTGGAGACGGCGGTAGATGCTGACGAGAATACTGTTGTTCGATCCTTCAGGGATTCGGAAGACACGTAA
- a CDS encoding alanine racemase, with protein MSVDSLSTPCLLVERDRLQHNLTQMQERACVNEVALRPHIKTHKSVPLARRQRTEGAIGVTAATVKEAATFVKAGADDVRIAFPVTGPDKHEQLAVLQQSARLSCTVDSAVGAEQVSAVHAARGRPLDVLLEVDVGHGRCGVRWDEPEAAVRLARRILDLPGVRLTGILTHAGQAYDGPSGSESEAEALRRAARHERDRMLRVAAHLADANVPGGESETFEISIGSTPTMAAFQNAEHDGVRITEIRPGNYVMHDAMQVALGAATLDECALTVLTTVVSTKERPDGPDRAFVDAGKKVLTTDTGYGTDGYGIVLRDASSMTPHPDLRVAHLSEEHGWLEGPGATRLSVGDRLRIVPNHACVTVATQPRFYVVENERVVDTWGVS; from the coding sequence ATGAGTGTCGACTCGCTCTCTACGCCTTGCCTTTTGGTCGAGCGCGACCGCCTACAGCACAATCTCACCCAGATGCAGGAGCGGGCGTGTGTGAACGAGGTGGCCCTTCGACCTCACATCAAGACGCACAAGTCCGTGCCCCTAGCCCGACGACAGCGGACGGAGGGGGCGATAGGGGTGACGGCGGCCACGGTGAAGGAAGCAGCAACGTTTGTGAAAGCGGGGGCAGACGACGTTCGCATTGCTTTTCCCGTGACCGGGCCGGACAAGCATGAGCAACTGGCTGTTTTGCAGCAGTCGGCCCGCCTGTCGTGCACCGTTGACTCTGCGGTGGGGGCCGAGCAGGTCTCCGCCGTGCATGCGGCCCGCGGCCGTCCGCTGGATGTGCTCCTGGAGGTGGACGTGGGGCATGGACGCTGTGGTGTGCGCTGGGACGAGCCCGAGGCAGCCGTGCGCCTTGCCCGTCGAATCCTCGACCTCCCCGGGGTGAGGCTCACTGGGATTCTCACCCATGCCGGGCAGGCCTACGACGGCCCGTCCGGATCCGAGTCCGAAGCAGAGGCGCTGCGACGTGCGGCCCGGCACGAACGCGATCGCATGCTCCGGGTGGCAGCACATCTGGCGGACGCCAACGTGCCCGGGGGCGAGTCCGAGACGTTCGAAATCAGCATTGGCTCCACCCCCACGATGGCTGCCTTTCAAAACGCGGAGCACGACGGGGTCCGGATCACTGAAATTCGTCCAGGAAACTACGTGATGCACGATGCCATGCAGGTAGCGCTCGGGGCTGCAACCCTAGACGAGTGTGCGCTCACGGTTTTGACGACCGTCGTAAGCACAAAGGAGCGCCCCGATGGCCCAGATCGGGCATTCGTGGATGCAGGCAAGAAGGTGCTCACGACGGACACCGGGTACGGCACCGATGGATATGGAATCGTATTGCGCGATGCGTCGTCCATGACGCCCCATCCGGATCTCCGCGTGGCCCATCTATCCGAGGAGCACGGCTGGCTCGAAGGCCCAGGAGCGACAAGGCTGTCGGTGGGGGACCGATTGCGCATTGTGCCGAATCATGCCTGTGTCACCGTGGCTACCCAGCCGCGATTCTACGTCGTGGAGAACGAACGGGTCGTGGACACGTGGGGCGTTTCGTAA
- a CDS encoding alpha/beta hydrolase — protein sequence MGSPDSSSSSSFLRSNSSGGSKERFVQHLHPADLRGAAQLATEATLGATRLVEAMHAAVLAAVTPGAPAPDSHTTGLTGWIYRAVRGIARLSGRSATWALEILEQGQGPAPRPDTEARQRLLAILNGVVGDHLAASNSPLAQSFSLHAPDGRRLDVEAPRAAGEAPLVVFVHGLCLSDRDWGRAGGEDAGIIEAVPAAVDGTAVLARYNTGRSIRENGQALAEHLEAWINRAAGPSRIILIGHSMGGLVIRRAVCHARRTAARWSRLLTEIVYLGTPHRGAPLEQTGAWIEKQLGRFRVTTPLAGLADLRSRGIQDLRQGASASDTPSYSSSAQRDAPRALYVAAALTSDHQARDVIGDGLVPVFSALDRPAGSEAKTHRIVEGCGHLDLLHEPVVAEHLCRWLSTPENS from the coding sequence ATGGGATCTCCCGATTCTTCTTCCTCCTCCTCCTTCCTTCGTTCCAACTCGTCGGGAGGCTCAAAAGAGCGATTCGTCCAGCATCTTCACCCGGCCGATCTTCGGGGGGCCGCGCAACTTGCGACGGAGGCGACCCTCGGGGCGACTCGTTTGGTGGAGGCTATGCACGCCGCCGTGTTAGCCGCCGTCACGCCTGGGGCACCCGCTCCAGATTCCCACACCACCGGGCTCACCGGATGGATCTACCGCGCCGTGCGGGGAATCGCCCGCCTATCGGGGCGGAGCGCGACGTGGGCATTGGAGATCCTCGAACAAGGCCAGGGCCCTGCGCCACGGCCGGACACCGAGGCGCGCCAGCGACTCCTCGCCATCCTCAATGGAGTCGTGGGCGATCACCTCGCCGCGTCCAACAGTCCGCTTGCACAATCCTTTTCGTTACACGCTCCGGATGGGCGTCGACTCGATGTCGAGGCGCCGAGGGCAGCGGGCGAAGCGCCCCTCGTCGTCTTCGTGCACGGCTTGTGCCTTAGCGATCGGGACTGGGGGCGTGCGGGGGGAGAGGATGCCGGGATCATTGAGGCAGTCCCGGCTGCCGTCGATGGCACTGCCGTTCTCGCGCGATACAACACTGGCCGGTCAATCCGGGAAAATGGGCAGGCGCTGGCCGAGCATCTGGAAGCGTGGATCAATCGGGCGGCCGGTCCCTCCCGGATCATCCTCATTGGACACAGCATGGGGGGACTGGTGATCCGTCGTGCGGTTTGTCACGCGCGCCGGACCGCTGCTCGCTGGTCCAGGCTCCTCACAGAAATCGTATATCTGGGCACTCCCCACCGCGGCGCCCCCCTCGAACAGACCGGAGCGTGGATCGAAAAGCAGCTTGGTCGGTTTCGCGTCACCACTCCTCTCGCCGGCCTTGCCGATCTTCGGAGTCGAGGCATTCAGGACCTGCGACAGGGAGCTAGCGCCTCAGACACTCCGTCTTATTCCTCGTCGGCGCAGCGCGACGCCCCTCGTGCCCTCTACGTCGCGGCCGCGTTAACGTCCGATCATCAGGCCCGAGACGTGATCGGCGATGGCCTTGTGCCTGTCTTCAGTGCCCTTGACCGTCCGGCTGGATCAGAGGCGAAGACTCACCGGATTGTCGAGGGATGCGGACATTTGGACCTGCTGCATGAACCCGTCGTTGCAGAGCATCTGTGCCGCTGGCTGTCGACGCCAGAAAACTCGTAA